Proteins encoded by one window of Pseudomonas sp. LS44:
- a CDS encoding 3-methyl-2-oxobutanoate dehydrogenase (2-methylpropanoyl-transferring) subunit alpha: MNDYQPLRLHVPEPTGRPGCKTDFSYLHLSAAGEARKPAIDVEPAQTSDLAYSLVRVLDDDGQALGDWNPELSHEQLETGLRAMLKTRIFDARMTTAQRQKKMSFYMQCLGEEAIATAHTMALKDGDMCFPTYRQQGILITRNYPLKDMICQLLSNEADPLKGRQLPIMYSSREYGFFSISGNLATQFIQAVGWGMASAIKGDTKIASAWIGDGATAEADFHTALTFAHVYRAPVILNVVNNQWAISTFQAIAGGEGTTFANRGVGCGIASLRVDGNDFLAVYAASQWAAERARRNLGPSLIEWVTYRAGPHSTSDDPSKYRPADDYTNFPLGDPIARLKQHMVALGIWSDEQHDALHKELEAEVIAAQKEAESHGSLVDGHVFSAASMFEDVYKDLPEHLRRQRQELGV, encoded by the coding sequence ATGAATGATTACCAACCATTGCGCTTGCACGTCCCGGAACCCACCGGCCGTCCCGGCTGCAAGACCGATTTCTCCTACCTGCACCTGTCCGCCGCCGGCGAAGCGCGCAAACCGGCCATCGACGTGGAGCCGGCGCAGACCAGCGACCTCGCCTACAGCCTAGTGCGCGTGCTCGACGATGACGGCCAGGCACTCGGTGACTGGAACCCGGAACTCAGCCACGAGCAGCTGGAAACCGGCCTGCGCGCCATGCTCAAGACGCGCATCTTCGACGCGCGCATGACCACCGCACAGCGGCAGAAGAAAATGTCCTTCTACATGCAGTGCCTGGGCGAGGAAGCCATCGCCACCGCCCACACCATGGCGCTGAAGGACGGCGACATGTGCTTCCCGACCTATCGCCAGCAAGGCATCCTGATCACGCGGAACTACCCGCTGAAGGACATGATCTGCCAGCTCCTATCCAACGAGGCCGACCCGCTCAAGGGCCGCCAGCTGCCGATCATGTACTCCAGCCGCGAATACGGCTTCTTCTCGATTTCCGGCAACCTCGCCACCCAGTTCATCCAGGCGGTAGGCTGGGGCATGGCCTCGGCGATCAAGGGCGATACCAAGATCGCCTCGGCCTGGATCGGCGACGGCGCCACCGCCGAAGCGGACTTCCACACCGCCCTCACCTTCGCCCACGTCTACCGCGCGCCAGTGATCCTCAACGTGGTCAACAACCAGTGGGCGATCTCCACCTTCCAGGCCATCGCAGGCGGTGAAGGCACCACCTTCGCCAACCGTGGCGTGGGTTGCGGGATCGCCTCGCTGCGCGTCGACGGCAACGATTTCCTCGCCGTCTACGCCGCCTCGCAGTGGGCCGCCGAACGCGCGCGGCGCAACCTCGGCCCGAGCCTGATCGAGTGGGTCACCTACCGCGCCGGCCCGCACTCCACGTCCGACGACCCGTCGAAGTACCGCCCGGCCGACGATTACACCAACTTCCCGCTCGGCGACCCGATCGCCCGCCTCAAGCAGCACATGGTCGCTCTCGGCATCTGGTCGGACGAGCAACACGACGCGCTGCACAAGGAACTGGAAGCCGAAGTGATCGCCGCGCAGAAGGAAGCCGAAAGCCACGGCTCGCTGGTGGACGGCCACGTCTTCAGCGCCGCCAGCATGTTCGAAGACGTCTACAAGGACCTGCCGGAACACCTGCGTCGGCAGCGCCAGGAGCTCGGGGTATGA
- a CDS encoding Lrp/AsnC family transcriptional regulator: MAELDRIDLKILRALAEDGRLSWRDLALKVGLSLTPTLRRVRRLEEEHYIQGYFARLDEERLSGGMSVFVSVSLEKQTGDYLARFEERIVEAPQVMSCFQMTGDADYMLRVVVKDLAAYQAFLTNTLTCIPGVAGIKSAFALKSVMLRSAPPI; the protein is encoded by the coding sequence ATGGCCGAACTCGACCGCATCGACCTCAAGATTCTCCGCGCCCTGGCCGAGGATGGCCGCCTGAGCTGGCGCGACCTGGCCCTCAAGGTGGGGCTGTCGCTGACCCCGACGCTGCGTCGGGTACGCCGCCTGGAAGAGGAGCACTACATCCAAGGCTATTTTGCGCGTCTGGACGAAGAGCGCCTGTCTGGAGGGATGAGCGTGTTCGTCTCCGTCTCCTTAGAAAAGCAGACCGGCGACTACCTCGCCCGGTTCGAAGAACGCATCGTCGAGGCGCCGCAAGTGATGAGCTGCTTCCAGATGACCGGCGATGCCGACTACATGCTGCGCGTGGTGGTCAAGGACCTCGCAGCGTACCAAGCCTTCCTCACCAATACGCTGACCTGCATTCCCGGGGTCGCCGGAATCAAGTCGGCGTTCGCCCTGAAGTCGGTGATGCTGCGCTCGGCGCCGCCGATCTGA
- a CDS encoding enoyl-CoA hydratase/isomerase family protein gives MNSESPVLYSVEGGIGRLTLNRPAQGNAISLAFSAAFAEAVEQLVRAKPRVVVLSARGPRFCAGGDIAELVENRERLSAHIGAMLVLLNPAMKKLAALPAPVISVVHGGVGGAGIALACCADFVLASNTARVRGGYSAIGLTPDIGASYYATQRIGAAKAKRLFILNEMFEAEQCLAMGLFDELHTPDKLTHAAETLAHTLAAGATQAFARIKRLCDEANSRDVATHLDVESAGLLASTQSEDAREGVQAFIDKRPPCFSGR, from the coding sequence TTGAATTCCGAATCCCCGGTTCTGTACAGCGTCGAAGGCGGCATCGGTCGCCTCACTCTCAACCGCCCGGCGCAGGGCAATGCCATCAGCTTGGCCTTCAGCGCGGCGTTTGCCGAGGCTGTCGAACAACTCGTGCGCGCCAAACCGCGCGTGGTGGTGCTGAGCGCCCGCGGCCCGCGCTTCTGTGCGGGCGGCGACATCGCCGAGCTCGTCGAGAACCGCGAGCGTCTGTCGGCGCACATCGGTGCCATGCTGGTGCTGCTCAATCCGGCGATGAAAAAACTCGCCGCCCTACCGGCTCCGGTAATCAGCGTCGTCCACGGCGGGGTCGGCGGCGCCGGTATCGCCCTGGCCTGCTGCGCCGATTTCGTCCTGGCCAGCAACACCGCACGGGTACGTGGCGGCTACTCGGCCATTGGCTTGACCCCGGACATCGGCGCCTCCTATTACGCCACCCAGCGCATCGGCGCGGCCAAGGCCAAACGTCTGTTCATCCTCAACGAAATGTTCGAGGCCGAGCAGTGCCTGGCCATGGGCCTGTTCGACGAACTGCATACGCCGGACAAACTGACCCATGCAGCCGAAACACTCGCGCATACCCTGGCCGCCGGCGCCACGCAGGCTTTCGCGCGGATCAAGCGACTGTGCGACGAAGCCAACAGTCGCGATGTGGCGACCCATCTGGACGTGGAGAGCGCCGGCCTGCTGGCCAGCACGCAGAGCGAGGATGCTCGGGAGGGCGTGCAGGCATTCATCGACAAGCGTCCGCCTTGCTTCAGCGGCCGCTAA
- a CDS encoding GGDEF domain-containing protein, which yields MATLIELSGAPINFVTLSICIAHYPEGADSPEALIKATDSAMY from the coding sequence ATGGCGACGCTGATCGAACTGAGCGGTGCACCGATCAACTTTGTAACCCTGAGTATCTGCATCGCCCACTACCCCGAGGGCGCCGACAGCCCGGAAGCCTTGATCAAGGCGACCGACAGCGCCATGTACTAG